Proteins from a genomic interval of Amycolatopsis sp. cg13:
- a CDS encoding LamB/YcsF family protein has translation MDLNSDLGEGFGAWTMGDDEAMLDIVTSANVACGFHAGDASVMRRVCERAAERGVTIGAHVGYRDLAGFGRRALDIAPEDLADEVLYQIGALDAFARAAHSCVRYVKAHGALYNTAAVDPEQAAALVEGVRRYHTDLALLCPPDSEMLRAAQAAGVPAYAEAFADRAYTPEGRLVSRKLPGAVLHDTDEVAARALTMATTGEVVDVDGGKLMLRADSLCVHGDTPGAVELARRIRELLTESGVVLRSFV, from the coding sequence ATGGACCTCAACAGCGACCTCGGCGAAGGCTTCGGCGCCTGGACCATGGGCGACGACGAAGCCATGCTCGACATCGTGACCAGCGCGAACGTCGCGTGCGGCTTTCACGCGGGCGACGCGAGCGTGATGCGCCGTGTGTGCGAACGCGCGGCCGAACGCGGCGTCACCATCGGCGCGCACGTCGGCTACCGCGACCTGGCCGGCTTCGGCCGTCGCGCGCTCGACATCGCGCCGGAAGACCTCGCGGACGAAGTGCTGTACCAAATCGGCGCTCTCGACGCCTTCGCGCGCGCGGCGCACAGCTGCGTGCGTTACGTGAAGGCGCACGGCGCGCTGTACAACACGGCAGCTGTCGATCCGGAGCAGGCAGCTGCGCTTGTCGAAGGCGTGCGGCGCTATCACACCGATTTGGCGCTGCTGTGTCCTCCAGACTCCGAAATGCTGCGCGCGGCTCAAGCAGCGGGCGTGCCTGCGTACGCAGAAGCGTTCGCCGACCGCGCGTACACGCCTGAAGGACGTCTGGTGTCGCGCAAGCTGCCAGGCGCGGTACTGCACGACACTGACGAAGTCGCCGCGCGGGCGCTCACCATGGCGACCACCGGCGAGGTCGTCGACGTTGACGGCGGCAAGCTCATGCTGCGGGCGGATTCCCTTTGCGTGCACGGGGATACGCCCGGTGCGGTTGAGTTGGCTCGCCGGATTCGTGAACTGCTCACCGAATCCGGCGTGGTGTTGAGGTCGTTCGTGTGA
- a CDS encoding MFS transporter, which yields MNVNVADGTANAARPFGWYRSLGHKGRRAFLGAFGGYGLDSFDYQTLPFGLAAITAYFGITSGEAGLLSTVTLVVSAIGGVGAGVLADRIGRVRTLQLTIAMYTIFTVLCGFAPNFETLLIFRGLQGLGFGGEWAVGAALVAEYCSAKYRGRTVAFVQSAWAVGWGLLVIVYTVLFSVLDQDIAWRVLFWVGVIPALLVLWVRRSVEDAPEAAARRVSAKVKGSLAGIFKPNLLRTTVFAALLATGVQGGYYTLFTWMPKYLQSSRGLSVVNTGGYFALLIPGAFIGYVCGGYLTDLLGRKKTFLLFSVVSALLIVLFVQLPYGANGLMLLISFPLGFSTSAIFSGFGAYLAELYPTELRATGQGFTYNFGRAVGAAFPAVVGFLGAGGAIVLGAVGYAIAAVALLGLPETRGKELVEV from the coding sequence ATGAACGTCAACGTCGCCGACGGCACCGCGAACGCGGCCCGCCCGTTCGGCTGGTATCGCTCGCTCGGCCACAAGGGCCGCCGCGCCTTTCTCGGTGCGTTCGGCGGCTACGGCCTCGATTCGTTCGACTACCAGACCCTGCCCTTCGGCCTGGCCGCGATCACCGCCTACTTCGGCATCACGTCCGGCGAAGCGGGCCTGCTCAGCACCGTCACGCTGGTCGTGTCCGCGATCGGCGGCGTCGGGGCCGGCGTGCTCGCCGACCGCATCGGCCGCGTCCGCACGCTGCAGCTCACCATCGCGATGTACACGATCTTCACGGTGCTGTGCGGATTCGCGCCCAACTTCGAAACGCTGCTGATCTTCCGCGGCCTGCAGGGGCTCGGGTTCGGCGGCGAGTGGGCGGTCGGCGCCGCGCTGGTCGCCGAGTACTGCTCGGCCAAGTACCGCGGCCGCACGGTCGCGTTCGTGCAGAGCGCGTGGGCGGTCGGCTGGGGCCTGCTGGTCATCGTCTACACGGTGCTGTTCAGCGTCCTCGACCAGGACATCGCGTGGCGCGTGCTGTTCTGGGTCGGCGTCATTCCGGCGCTGCTCGTGCTGTGGGTCCGACGCAGTGTGGAGGATGCGCCGGAGGCAGCCGCACGGCGGGTTTCGGCCAAGGTCAAAGGCTCGCTCGCCGGGATTTTCAAGCCGAATCTCTTGCGTACCACGGTGTTCGCCGCGCTCCTCGCGACCGGCGTCCAGGGCGGTTACTACACGCTGTTCACCTGGATGCCGAAGTACCTGCAGAGCAGCCGCGGCCTGTCCGTGGTCAACACCGGCGGCTACTTTGCGCTGCTGATCCCGGGCGCGTTCATCGGCTACGTCTGCGGCGGCTACCTCACCGACCTGCTCGGCCGGAAGAAGACGTTCCTGCTGTTCTCGGTCGTTTCCGCGCTGCTGATCGTGCTTTTCGTGCAGCTGCCCTACGGCGCGAACGGCCTGATGCTGCTGATCAGTTTCCCGCTCGGCTTCTCGACTTCGGCGATCTTCAGCGGCTTCGGCGCGTATCTCGCCGAGCTGTACCCGACCGAGCTGCGCGCCACCGGACAGGGCTTCACCTACAACTTCGGCCGCGCGGTCGGTGCTGCTTTCCCTGCGGTGGTGGGCTTTCTCGGCGCGGGCGGCGCGATCGTGCTCGGCGCGGTCGGTTACGCGATCGCCGCGGTAGCGCTGCTCGGGCTGCCGGAAACGCGAGGCAAGGAACTGGTGGAGGTATGA
- a CDS encoding allophanate hydrolase subunit 1 — protein sequence MNTVLRYGRSALLVEVDDVLGFQAACEAAEPEGVVELVPAARTLLVRFDPARTDSAALSRSLASLSTVDVSARATEAVTLPVRYDGADLADVAEATGLSVSEVVQRHSAGTYVAAFCGFAPGFAYLTGLDPALHLPRRSTPRTRVPAGAVAIAGEYSAIYPHPSPGGWHLLGHSDAQVWNVDRQQPNLLVPGTVVRFEEIR from the coding sequence TTGAACACTGTGTTGCGCTACGGCCGTTCCGCGTTGCTGGTGGAGGTCGACGACGTGCTCGGGTTCCAGGCGGCCTGCGAAGCCGCCGAACCCGAGGGCGTCGTCGAGCTTGTCCCCGCCGCACGCACCCTGCTGGTCCGTTTCGACCCTGCCCGCACCGATTCCGCTGCCCTGTCTCGTTCGCTCGCTTCACTGTCCACAGTGGATGTCTCTGCGCGCGCGACGGAGGCTGTCACCCTGCCGGTGCGCTACGACGGCGCTGACCTGGCGGACGTCGCCGAAGCCACCGGGCTGTCCGTTTCCGAAGTCGTGCAACGGCATTCGGCGGGCACCTACGTCGCGGCTTTCTGCGGTTTCGCTCCCGGTTTCGCCTACCTGACCGGCCTCGACCCAGCGTTGCACCTGCCGCGCCGGAGCACGCCGCGCACGCGCGTGCCCGCGGGTGCGGTGGCGATCGCCGGTGAGTACAGCGCGATCTACCCGCATCCGTCGCCCGGCGGCTGGCACCTGCTCGGCCACAGCGACGCGCAGGTGTGGAACGTCGACCGTCAGCAACCGAATCTGCTGGTCCCAGGCACTGTCGTGCGGTTCGAGGAGATTCGGTGA
- a CDS encoding LLM class flavin-dependent oxidoreductase, with product MTTAKPFRFGIVTGYAPDLPSWTAQARRIEDLGFDVMFATDPVGGLDPLTLVPAAAAVTSKLTLGTFVLADPFRAARNLAWQADSLHQATGGRFLLGLGVGHPGAGKHAETLGREFGSPGERVARLADTIEVLSQRPDRPPLLLAGSGPKMLALAARTADVVTFSWGPRTTEEQADSIVDTFRSFAGDREVELAVNLSAIGDKPSPWLARYTGVDVPQLVEEKAVTVLPENPDAAGEMLLRWRERWGISCVTVNSGYAEPFAAIAKALSAQG from the coding sequence ATGACTACTGCCAAACCCTTCCGCTTCGGGATCGTCACCGGGTATGCACCGGATCTGCCGTCCTGGACCGCGCAGGCTCGCCGGATCGAGGACCTCGGCTTCGACGTCATGTTCGCGACCGATCCGGTCGGCGGGCTCGATCCGTTGACGCTCGTTCCGGCCGCCGCCGCGGTCACCAGCAAGCTCACCCTCGGCACCTTCGTGCTCGCCGATCCGTTCCGTGCCGCGCGGAACCTCGCGTGGCAGGCCGATTCACTGCATCAGGCGACCGGCGGCCGCTTCCTGCTGGGGCTGGGCGTCGGCCATCCCGGCGCGGGGAAGCACGCGGAAACGCTCGGGCGTGAGTTCGGTTCGCCGGGCGAACGCGTCGCCCGGTTGGCGGACACTATCGAAGTGCTTTCGCAGCGCCCCGACCGGCCGCCGCTATTGCTCGCGGGTTCCGGCCCCAAAATGCTCGCGCTCGCCGCGCGCACCGCCGACGTCGTGACGTTTTCCTGGGGACCGCGCACGACCGAGGAACAGGCTGACTCCATTGTGGACACTTTTCGCTCGTTCGCGGGAGACCGGGAGGTGGAATTGGCGGTGAACCTGAGCGCGATCGGGGACAAGCCTTCGCCGTGGCTCGCCCGCTACACCGGGGTTGACGTACCGCAACTGGTCGAGGAGAAAGCTGTCACCGTGCTGCCGGAAAACCCCGACGCCGCTGGGGAAATGCTTCTCCGCTGGCGAGAGCGGTGGGGGATTTCCTGTGTCACGGTCAATTCCGGCTACGCGGAACCGTTCGCCGCGATTGCCAAGGCACTCTCCGCACAAGGGTGA
- a CDS encoding transcriptional regulator, whose translation MTGQRTPTIDRGSTTGRDLGQLLETGPFAEALRAAIRARGLGLERIRYRLRGRGTTVSLATLSHWQSGRCRPERPESLRALRNLEQILGVPDGSLRRLLGPPRPRGQFHQPGQQLS comes from the coding sequence ATGACCGGTCAGCGAACACCGACGATCGACCGGGGGAGTACAACAGGGCGGGATCTCGGGCAATTGCTCGAAACCGGCCCGTTCGCCGAAGCGCTGCGCGCGGCCATCCGGGCCCGCGGGCTCGGACTCGAACGCATCAGATATCGGCTGCGGGGAAGGGGAACCACGGTCAGTCTCGCGACATTGAGCCATTGGCAATCCGGACGCTGCCGCCCGGAACGCCCGGAATCGTTGCGGGCATTGCGAAATCTCGAGCAGATCCTCGGCGTCCCGGACGGGTCGCTGCGCAGGCTGCTCGGCCCGCCGCGTCCGCGCGGCCAGTTCCATCAGCCGGGCCAGCAGCTCTCCTGA
- a CDS encoding GntR family transcriptional regulator: MGLEADRGLLGRTSTAERVAGVLRTRVSEGYFLPGVRLSEQDIGSALGVSRNTLREAFRLLTHERLLVHELNRGVFVRVPSVEDVRDIYRVRKLIECAAVRDVTEKPAAYEKIASTVADGDRAAKQAQWQDLGTANIRFHAELVALTGSERIVELMQALTAELRLVFHVMADPRRFHERYLPRNHEILDVLATGDGIRTAEMLAGYLDDAEAQLVEAYAELAGAR, translated from the coding sequence ATGGGCCTGGAAGCGGATCGCGGCCTGCTCGGCCGGACGAGCACCGCGGAGCGGGTCGCCGGCGTGCTGCGCACGCGTGTTTCCGAGGGGTACTTCCTGCCCGGGGTACGGCTTTCGGAGCAGGACATCGGCAGCGCGCTCGGGGTCTCGCGCAACACGCTCCGTGAGGCATTCCGGTTGCTGACCCACGAACGGCTTCTGGTGCACGAGCTGAACCGCGGGGTGTTCGTGCGGGTGCCGAGCGTCGAAGACGTGCGCGACATCTACCGCGTTCGCAAGCTCATCGAGTGCGCGGCCGTCCGCGACGTGACCGAGAAGCCGGCGGCGTACGAGAAGATCGCCAGCACGGTCGCGGACGGCGATCGCGCGGCGAAGCAGGCGCAGTGGCAGGACCTGGGCACCGCGAACATCCGTTTCCACGCGGAGCTGGTGGCGCTCACCGGCAGCGAGCGCATTGTCGAGCTGATGCAGGCGCTCACCGCGGAGCTGCGGCTGGTGTTCCACGTGATGGCCGACCCGCGCCGCTTCCATGAGCGGTATCTGCCGCGGAACCACGAAATCCTGGACGTGCTCGCGACCGGCGACGGGATCCGTACGGCGGAGATGCTCGCCGGCTACCTCGACGACGCGGAAGCGCAGTTGGTCGAGGCCTATGCGGAGCTCGCCGGAGCCCGCTGA
- a CDS encoding alcohol dehydrogenase catalytic domain-containing protein — protein MRAVVIEEFGVLPEVREVPDPVTPDGGVVIAVEATGVCRSDWHTWQGHDEAVRLPHVAGHELAGRIVEIGKGIKGWAKGDRVTVPFVCACGVCAQCAKGDQQICDDEFQPGATHWGSFAELVAIEHAQTNLVALPDSMSSAEAAALGCRFGTAFRAVLRQGGVRAGQWVSVYGCGGVGISAVLLAAAAGAKVVAVDVSPQARALAERSGAVLSVDASAFDGPDALAAYVRERTEGGTHVSLDCLGSPVTCAASVGSLRKRGRHVQAGLMPPSQGVPPIPMHRVVGGELEIVGIHGLQAYEYPELLGVVERSGIDLDGLIGTRIGLDGVPGALAAMSNPVPARAGVTVVEFG, from the coding sequence ATGCGTGCGGTCGTGATCGAAGAGTTCGGCGTGCTTCCGGAAGTGCGGGAAGTACCGGATCCGGTGACCCCGGACGGCGGGGTCGTCATCGCCGTCGAAGCGACCGGGGTGTGCCGCAGCGACTGGCACACCTGGCAGGGCCACGACGAGGCCGTCCGGTTGCCGCACGTGGCCGGGCACGAACTCGCCGGGCGGATCGTTGAGATCGGCAAGGGAATCAAGGGCTGGGCGAAGGGCGACCGGGTGACGGTCCCGTTCGTGTGCGCGTGCGGCGTTTGCGCGCAGTGTGCCAAGGGCGACCAGCAGATCTGCGACGACGAGTTCCAGCCCGGCGCGACCCACTGGGGTTCGTTCGCCGAGCTTGTCGCCATCGAGCATGCCCAGACGAACCTGGTCGCGTTGCCGGACTCGATGTCGTCGGCGGAAGCTGCTGCGCTTGGTTGCCGCTTCGGGACGGCTTTCCGCGCAGTGTTGCGCCAGGGCGGCGTACGCGCGGGGCAGTGGGTGTCTGTGTACGGCTGCGGCGGCGTCGGCATCTCCGCGGTTCTCCTGGCAGCCGCTGCGGGCGCGAAGGTGGTGGCGGTGGACGTCTCGCCGCAGGCGCGCGCGTTGGCGGAGCGTTCTGGCGCCGTGTTAAGCGTCGATGCCAGCGCGTTCGACGGGCCGGACGCGCTGGCTGCGTACGTCCGTGAGCGCACCGAAGGCGGTACGCACGTGTCGCTGGACTGTCTGGGCTCCCCGGTCACCTGTGCGGCTTCGGTGGGCAGCTTGCGCAAGCGCGGACGGCACGTCCAGGCCGGGCTGATGCCGCCCAGTCAGGGGGTGCCGCCGATTCCGATGCATCGGGTGGTCGGCGGAGAGCTGGAGATTGTCGGGATCCACGGGCTGCAGGCCTATGAGTACCCCGAGTTGCTCGGCGTGGTGGAGCGGTCCGGGATTGATCTGGACGGGTTGATCGGCACGCGGATCGGGCTCGACGGAGTGCCAGGCGCGCTCGCTGCGATGAGTAATCCGGTGCCTGCCCGGGCCGGGGTGACTGTCGTCGAGTTCGGGTGA
- a CDS encoding DUF2306 domain-containing protein, which translates to MGPLGLVVVAFLAYSLPPYLAFDPAQSRVPSTFPAHYLFLVGHVVFGSIAMVTALLQIWPLIRRKYPVLHRYSGRAYVFAGVLPSGLLALTIGAATPFGPVTRASDVLLAVLWLGTTWAGYRAARERRFGDHRRWMIRSFALTMSIILNRLIGPIAAIFLEPQIATTFGGSEIAFGQSIAALGAWVSWTVALIAAQLWLDRKPKRRASV; encoded by the coding sequence GTGGGGCCGCTGGGGCTGGTGGTGGTCGCGTTCCTGGCTTATTCGCTGCCGCCGTATCTGGCGTTCGACCCGGCGCAGTCGCGGGTGCCGTCGACGTTCCCCGCGCACTACTTGTTCCTCGTGGGGCACGTGGTGTTCGGGTCGATCGCGATGGTGACCGCGCTGCTGCAGATCTGGCCGCTGATCCGGCGGAAGTACCCGGTGCTGCACCGCTACTCCGGCCGCGCGTACGTGTTCGCGGGAGTGCTGCCGTCGGGGTTGCTGGCGCTGACGATCGGCGCGGCGACTCCGTTCGGGCCGGTGACGCGGGCCAGCGACGTGCTGCTCGCGGTGCTGTGGCTCGGTACGACGTGGGCGGGCTACCGCGCCGCTCGCGAACGCCGCTTCGGCGATCACCGGCGCTGGATGATCCGCAGCTTCGCGTTGACGATGTCGATCATTCTCAACCGGCTGATCGGCCCGATCGCGGCGATTTTCCTGGAACCGCAGATCGCCACGACGTTCGGCGGCAGCGAGATCGCGTTCGGGCAGTCGATCGCGGCGCTCGGGGCGTGGGTGAGCTGGACGGTCGCGCTGATCGCGGCGCAGCTGTGGCTCGACCGGAAACCGAAGCGCCGTGCGAGTGTTTAG
- a CDS encoding putative hydro-lyase, with protein sequence MTTSYDPSTLTPAEARALFRAGTERPTTGWADGFAQTNLIAVPADWADDVREFCARNPRPCPVLDVSEPGDPTTRLAPGADLRTDLPRYRVWHNGALTSEITDASGVWRSDMVAFSIGCSFSFETLLRAAGIPLRHAEQGRNVSMYVTNRQCEPAGRLSGPMVVSMRQIPETQVEDAVRITAAMPAVHGAPVHVGDPAELGIADLARPDFGDPVDAAPGDVPVFWACGVTPQAALMASRPPFAITHAPGYMFLTDRPDRDYQVG encoded by the coding sequence ATGACCACTTCCTACGATCCGTCGACGCTCACTCCGGCCGAAGCTCGCGCGCTCTTCCGCGCCGGCACCGAACGCCCGACCACCGGCTGGGCCGACGGTTTCGCACAGACCAACCTGATCGCCGTACCGGCGGACTGGGCCGACGACGTCCGCGAGTTCTGCGCCCGCAACCCGCGGCCGTGCCCGGTGCTCGACGTCAGCGAACCCGGCGACCCGACCACCCGGCTCGCGCCCGGCGCGGACCTGCGCACCGATCTGCCGCGTTACCGTGTGTGGCACAACGGCGCGCTGACCAGCGAAATCACCGACGCCAGCGGGGTGTGGCGCAGCGACATGGTCGCGTTCTCCATCGGGTGCAGCTTCAGCTTCGAGACGCTGCTGCGCGCCGCGGGCATTCCGCTGCGGCACGCGGAGCAGGGCCGCAACGTCTCGATGTACGTGACGAACCGGCAGTGCGAACCGGCCGGACGGCTGAGCGGCCCGATGGTGGTGTCAATGCGCCAGATTCCGGAAACCCAGGTCGAGGACGCTGTGCGGATCACCGCCGCGATGCCCGCGGTGCACGGTGCTCCAGTGCACGTCGGCGACCCGGCTGAGCTGGGCATCGCCGATCTCGCCCGGCCGGATTTCGGCGATCCGGTCGACGCCGCGCCCGGTGACGTGCCGGTGTTCTGGGCGTGTGGCGTCACCCCGCAGGCGGCGCTGATGGCGTCCCGGCCGCCGTTCGCCATCACGCACGCCCCCGGGTACATGTTCTTGACCGACCGGCCCGATCGCGACTACCAGGTGGGATGA
- a CDS encoding biotin-dependent carboxyltransferase family protein, which translates to MTGKIEILAPGPFATVQDLGRPGYAAVGVGRSGAADRGSLKLANRLVGNPETHAALEVTLGGLRVRVSEHTTVAVTGAQVPIRAGGRAAAVGAPIVLRPGDELELGVPSLGLRSYLAVRGGLDVPPVLGARATDTLGKLGPPVLAAGMSLPIGSAVQGDPCVDLAPLPRLAEEPVLRLEPGPRLDWFTASALSTLLTGAYTVTNDLDRVGVRLDGPALTRARVGELAPEAAVPGALQVPPSGVPILFLADHPVTGGYPVAAVVDENDLDLAAQLRPGQRVRFTSPTPATSG; encoded by the coding sequence GTGACCGGCAAAATCGAGATCCTCGCGCCGGGCCCGTTCGCGACCGTGCAAGACCTCGGACGGCCTGGCTACGCGGCAGTCGGCGTCGGCCGCTCCGGCGCGGCTGACCGGGGCTCGCTGAAGCTGGCGAACCGGCTCGTCGGCAACCCCGAAACGCATGCGGCGCTGGAAGTCACCCTAGGCGGCCTGCGGGTGCGGGTCTCCGAACACACCACCGTCGCGGTCACCGGCGCTCAGGTACCGATCCGCGCTGGTGGGCGGGCCGCTGCCGTCGGTGCGCCGATCGTCCTGCGCCCTGGCGACGAACTCGAACTCGGCGTCCCTTCGCTCGGCCTGCGCAGCTACCTCGCGGTACGCGGCGGCCTGGACGTACCGCCGGTGCTCGGCGCGCGAGCCACCGACACGCTGGGCAAACTCGGCCCGCCCGTCCTCGCGGCGGGAATGTCGCTGCCGATCGGTTCGGCAGTGCAGGGCGACCCTTGTGTCGACCTCGCCCCGTTGCCCCGGCTGGCGGAAGAACCCGTACTGCGCCTGGAACCCGGCCCGCGACTGGACTGGTTCACCGCGTCCGCACTGTCCACTTTGCTCACTGGCGCCTACACCGTGACCAACGACCTCGACCGCGTCGGCGTCCGCCTGGACGGCCCCGCGCTCACCCGAGCCCGCGTCGGCGAACTGGCCCCGGAAGCCGCTGTCCCCGGCGCGCTTCAGGTACCGCCGTCCGGAGTGCCGATCCTGTTCCTCGCCGACCATCCGGTGACCGGTGGTTACCCCGTCGCTGCTGTGGTGGACGAGAACGACCTAGACCTCGCCGCCCAACTCCGGCCCGGGCAGCGGGTCCGGTTCACATCCCCGACACCCGCAACGTCAGGTTGA
- a CDS encoding alpha-ketoglutarate-dependent dioxygenase AlkB: MMELLPRPRREIAPGAVHVPDWLSGQEQRDLVTACRGWRGYRSTRLPSGGVMSVRTVCLGWQWLPYRYDRLREDGSPVEPFPDWLADLGRRALADAYDQPADDYQPDVALVNYYDATAKMGMHQDKDERSTEPVVSLSLGDTCVFRFGNTENRNRPYTDVELRSGDLFVFGGPARLAFHGVPKTLPGTADPDLGLTGRLNLTLRVSGM, translated from the coding sequence GTGATGGAGCTGCTGCCGCGTCCCCGCCGGGAAATCGCACCGGGAGCGGTGCACGTCCCGGATTGGCTTTCCGGGCAAGAACAACGCGACCTCGTCACGGCCTGTCGCGGCTGGCGCGGTTACCGGTCGACCCGGCTGCCCAGCGGCGGGGTGATGTCGGTGCGCACGGTCTGTCTCGGCTGGCAGTGGCTGCCGTACCGCTACGACCGGCTGCGCGAGGACGGTTCGCCGGTGGAGCCGTTCCCGGACTGGCTGGCCGACCTCGGCCGCCGCGCGCTCGCCGACGCTTATGACCAGCCCGCCGACGATTACCAGCCCGACGTCGCGCTCGTGAACTACTACGACGCGACCGCGAAAATGGGTATGCACCAGGACAAAGACGAGCGTTCGACGGAGCCGGTGGTCTCGCTGAGCCTCGGCGACACGTGCGTGTTCCGCTTCGGCAACACCGAGAATCGGAACCGGCCGTACACCGATGTCGAACTGCGCTCAGGCGACCTGTTCGTCTTCGGCGGCCCGGCGCGGCTGGCGTTCCACGGAGTGCCGAAAACCTTGCCTGGCACGGCAGATCCGGATCTTGGCCTGACCGGGCGGCTCAACCTGACGTTGCGGGTGTCGGGGATGTGA
- a CDS encoding family 16 glycosylhydrolase, whose amino-acid sequence MPRFLRRVPTALAAAALLALGLQTAPAVLAPPTAAAAESFTDDFNGPAGAAADASKWTYETGDNNGNNHERQWYTAGAANGALDGQGHLVITAKRENSGHTCWYGTCQYTSARLNTAGKFSQAYGHVETRMKIPRGQGMWPAFWMLGGGNWPNDGEIDVMENIGREPNTVHGTIHGPGYSGAGGIGAAYNGPVFADDFHTYAVDWSPNKIVWSVDGNAYQTRTPADLNGNRWVFDHPFYLILNLAVGGDWPGDPDGNTQFPQQLVVDYVHVNTSSDGGSSGRIIGIGGKCVDVPWANPANFTQLQITDCNGNAAQNWTIGGDGTIRALGKCMDVKYSGTDDGTPVQMYDCNNSNAQQWVVTAAHDIVNPHANKCLDAAGVSSANGTKLQLWTCTGNVNQKWSVNQ is encoded by the coding sequence ATGCCCAGATTCCTCAGACGCGTCCCCACCGCCTTGGCCGCAGCCGCGCTCCTGGCGCTCGGCCTGCAGACCGCCCCGGCGGTGCTCGCCCCTCCCACCGCGGCCGCCGCCGAAAGCTTCACCGACGATTTCAACGGCCCCGCCGGCGCCGCCGCCGACGCGTCGAAATGGACCTACGAAACCGGCGACAACAACGGAAACAACCACGAACGCCAGTGGTACACCGCCGGTGCGGCCAACGGCGCCCTCGACGGCCAAGGCCACCTGGTCATCACCGCCAAACGCGAAAACTCCGGCCACACCTGCTGGTACGGCACCTGCCAGTACACCTCCGCCCGGCTCAACACCGCCGGCAAATTCAGCCAGGCGTACGGGCACGTCGAAACCCGGATGAAGATCCCGCGCGGCCAAGGCATGTGGCCCGCGTTCTGGATGCTCGGCGGCGGAAACTGGCCGAACGACGGCGAAATCGACGTCATGGAGAACATCGGCCGCGAACCGAACACCGTGCACGGCACCATTCACGGCCCCGGCTACTCCGGCGCGGGCGGCATCGGCGCGGCGTACAACGGCCCCGTCTTCGCCGACGATTTCCACACCTACGCGGTCGACTGGTCGCCGAACAAGATCGTCTGGTCGGTCGACGGCAACGCCTACCAGACCCGCACCCCGGCCGATCTGAACGGCAACCGCTGGGTCTTCGACCATCCCTTCTACCTGATCCTGAACCTCGCCGTCGGCGGCGACTGGCCAGGAGACCCGGACGGGAACACGCAATTCCCGCAGCAGCTGGTCGTCGACTACGTGCACGTGAACACGAGCAGCGACGGCGGGTCCAGCGGCCGGATCATCGGCATCGGCGGCAAGTGCGTCGACGTGCCCTGGGCCAATCCGGCGAACTTCACCCAGCTGCAGATCACCGACTGCAACGGAAACGCCGCGCAGAACTGGACCATCGGCGGCGACGGGACCATTCGCGCGCTCGGCAAGTGCATGGACGTCAAGTACTCCGGCACCGACGACGGCACTCCGGTCCAGATGTACGACTGCAACAACAGCAACGCGCAGCAGTGGGTCGTGACCGCGGCGCACGACATCGTCAACCCGCATGCGAACAAATGCCTCGACGCGGCGGGGGTCAGTTCGGCCAACGGCACGAAACTGCAGCTGTGGACGTGCACCGGGAACGTCAACCAGAAATGGTCGGTGAACCAGTAG